Proteins from one Bombyx mori chromosome 25, ASM3026992v2 genomic window:
- the LOC101744495 gene encoding N-acetylneuraminate lyase, translated as MASNIEGILAPVFTPMYEDGEVNYSVIADYLSFLKRKNINGILVGGTTGETASLSLQERKDVLNAWLQSARRHKIKVIAQIGGIPLPDVIEMAQFAEDVEVDAIMTLPELYYKPRNVEQLVSYLETVSKAAPTLPLIYYHFPMMSGVDLNMKRFFALASSRIPNFMGMKADLNVAVQVADLLATDQKIFMANHHLAEAALMGHESSIATVTNMFPELVQTIVNAVSTGDVNTARKLQETLNRAVDNITEQGEFLPCMKSAMPMITGIQVGPPRRPLFAVDETTKKNIEDRLKAIKIIF; from the exons atg GCATCCAACATCGAAGGAATTTTGGCACCGGTGTTCACTCCGATGTACGAAGACGGCGAAGTTAACTATTCTGTGATAGCGGATTATTTGAGTTTTCTAAAACGGAAGAACATAAACGGTATCCTAG TTGGTGGTACCACCGGAGAAACAGCATCTCTGAGCTTGCAAGAACGGAAAGACGTACTCAACGCTTGGCTACAGAGCGCAAGAAGGCACAAAATCAAGGTCATCGCACAGATCGGCGGAATACCTCTACCTGATGTCATTGAAATG GCACAATTCGCTGAAGATGTGGAGGTCGACGCCATCATGACTCTACCAGAACTTTACTACAAGCCCCGAAACGTAGAGCAGCTGGTCTCCTATTTAGAGACGGTATCTAAGGCGGCACCTACACTACCTTTAATCTACTACCACTTTCCTATGATGAGTGGCGTGGACT TGAACATGAAAAGGTTCTTTGCACTGGCTTCATCGAGGATTCCAAATTTCATGGGAATGAAAGCGGATTTAAACGTTGCTGTACAAGTCGCTGATTTGCTTGCAACCGATCAGAAAATATTCATGGCTAATCAC CATTTAGCGGAAGCGGCACTAATGGGACACGAATCTAGTATTGCAACGGTTACAAACATGTTCCCGGAATTAGTACAAACTATTGTGAATGCCGTGAGCACTGGCGACGTGAACACTGCAAGGAAACTACAGGAGACCCTTAATCGGGCAGTTGATAACATTACTGAACAAG GTGAATTCCTGCCCTGCATGAAATCAGCCATGCCGATGATCACTGGAATCCAAGTGGGCCCGCCGAGACGGCCGCTTTTCGCTGTAGATGAGACAACGAAGAAAAACATAGAAGACAGATTGAAAGCCATAAAGATAATTTTCTGA